From the genome of Paraburkholderia aromaticivorans, one region includes:
- the araG gene encoding L-arabinose ABC transporter ATP-binding protein AraG, protein MMSSHTESPPGEPALSSALASTEPYLQLDGITVRFPGVLALDQVSLEVRRGEVHGLMGENGAGKSTLLKVLSGVNQPAAGTLSLDGVEQQFTTTRAAIAAGVAIIYQELHLVPELTVAENLMLGALPNRFGVLDEKALVARAVRELERLGEKIEPSQQVKNLSIGQRQMIEIGKALMRDARVIAFDEPTSSLSSRETTQLFRIIRALKAEGRAIIYVTHRMDEVYELCDRVTVFRDGRRIDTFEAGEGLDRDRLISCMVGRSIADVYGYRSRDLGDVQLDVKDLMGRGLREPASFTARKGEIVGFFGLVGAGRSELMKLIYGAVKPVGGEITLNGKRVRFATPRDAVRAGVALCPEDRKQEGIVSIASVSDNLNISCRRHFSRFNVLNGRKEAQTAKEFIGKLAIKTRNGDTPIGTLSGGNQQKVILSRWLAEDIDVFLMDEPTRGIDVGARSEIYGLLYGLAEAGRTVIVVSSDLAEVIGVADRVIVMKEGRIVGDLPKAQATPDALIKLALPR, encoded by the coding sequence ATGATGTCTTCACACACCGAGTCCCCCCCCGGCGAGCCGGCACTTTCGTCTGCGCTCGCGTCGACCGAGCCGTACCTGCAACTGGACGGCATCACCGTGCGTTTTCCCGGCGTGCTCGCGCTCGATCAGGTGTCGCTCGAAGTGCGGCGCGGCGAAGTGCACGGCCTGATGGGCGAAAACGGCGCCGGCAAATCGACGCTGCTCAAGGTGTTGTCCGGCGTGAATCAACCCGCGGCGGGCACCCTGTCGCTCGATGGCGTCGAGCAGCAGTTCACCACGACCAGGGCGGCGATTGCCGCGGGCGTGGCGATCATCTACCAGGAACTGCACCTGGTGCCGGAGCTGACCGTCGCGGAAAACCTGATGCTCGGCGCCCTGCCCAATCGTTTCGGTGTGCTGGACGAAAAAGCGCTGGTGGCGCGCGCCGTGCGAGAACTGGAACGGCTCGGCGAAAAGATCGAGCCGTCGCAGCAAGTGAAGAATCTTTCGATCGGCCAGCGGCAAATGATCGAAATCGGCAAGGCGCTGATGCGCGACGCGCGCGTGATCGCGTTCGACGAACCGACGAGTTCCCTCTCGTCGCGCGAGACGACGCAGCTGTTCCGGATCATTCGCGCACTGAAGGCCGAAGGCCGCGCGATCATCTACGTCACGCACCGGATGGATGAAGTGTACGAACTGTGCGATCGCGTGACGGTGTTTCGCGACGGCCGCCGCATCGATACGTTCGAAGCGGGTGAAGGACTCGACCGCGATCGCCTGATCAGCTGCATGGTGGGCCGCTCGATTGCCGACGTGTACGGCTACCGCTCGCGCGACCTCGGCGACGTGCAGCTCGACGTCAAGGATCTGATGGGACGCGGCTTGCGTGAGCCGGCTTCGTTCACGGCGCGTAAAGGCGAAATCGTCGGTTTCTTCGGACTGGTCGGCGCGGGGCGTTCCGAATTGATGAAGCTCATCTACGGCGCGGTCAAACCGGTTGGCGGCGAGATCACGCTCAACGGCAAGCGCGTGCGCTTTGCCACGCCGCGCGACGCGGTGCGCGCGGGCGTGGCGCTGTGCCCCGAAGACCGCAAGCAGGAAGGCATCGTCTCGATCGCCTCGGTATCGGACAACCTCAATATCAGTTGCCGCCGCCATTTCAGCCGCTTCAACGTGCTCAACGGGCGCAAGGAAGCGCAGACGGCAAAAGAGTTCATCGGCAAGCTCGCGATCAAGACGCGCAACGGCGACACGCCGATCGGCACGCTCTCCGGCGGCAATCAGCAGAAGGTGATTCTGTCGCGCTGGCTCGCCGAAGACATCGACGTGTTCCTGATGGACGAACCCACACGCGGTATCGACGTCGGCGCGCGCAGCGAGATTTACGGGCTGCTGTATGGGCTCGCCGAAGCGGGCCGCACGGTGATCGTCGTGTCGAGCGATCTCGCCGAAGTGATCGGCGTGGCGGATCGCGTGATCGTGATGAAGGAAGGCCGCATTGTCGGCGATCTGCCGAAGGCGCAGGCCACGCCGGATGCGCTGATCAAGCTCGCCCTGCCCCGCTGA
- a CDS encoding arabinose ABC transporter substrate-binding protein encodes MTSKLRRLTLSAIAAAALAAPFAAQLSAHADQPLKVGFLVKMPEQAWFINEQKAATALGQKDGFSVVNIGTPDGEKVLAAIDNLGAQGAKGFVICAPDVRLGPAIQARAKRYNMKFVTVDDQLVDSTGKPLPNVPHLGMSAFKIGNQVGTAISEEMKRRGWKPEEVGALRITNYELPTAKLRTDGATQTLLAGGFKKENIFDAPQKTTDDEGGFNASSPVLAQHPNIKKWVIFALNEESVLGGVRATEQLHIPAADVIGVGINGAGEAFAEFQKKEPTGFYGTIAVSSTMHGKESTENLVEWIKDGKQPPADTQTTGKLMVRGNWQDVRKELGI; translated from the coding sequence ATGACCAGCAAGCTTCGCCGTTTGACCCTATCCGCCATAGCGGCCGCGGCGCTCGCCGCACCCTTTGCCGCGCAGCTTTCCGCGCACGCGGATCAGCCGCTCAAGGTCGGCTTCCTCGTGAAGATGCCGGAACAGGCGTGGTTCATCAACGAACAGAAAGCCGCGACGGCGCTCGGTCAGAAGGACGGCTTCTCGGTGGTCAACATCGGCACGCCCGATGGTGAAAAAGTGCTGGCCGCGATCGACAACCTCGGCGCGCAAGGCGCCAAAGGCTTCGTGATCTGCGCGCCCGACGTGCGTCTCGGACCGGCGATTCAGGCGCGGGCGAAACGCTACAACATGAAGTTCGTCACCGTCGACGATCAGTTGGTCGACTCCACCGGCAAACCGCTGCCGAACGTGCCGCATCTGGGCATGTCCGCGTTCAAGATCGGCAATCAGGTCGGCACCGCGATCTCGGAAGAAATGAAGCGTCGCGGCTGGAAGCCCGAAGAAGTCGGCGCGCTGCGCATCACGAACTACGAATTGCCGACCGCGAAACTGCGCACCGACGGCGCGACGCAAACGCTCCTCGCCGGCGGCTTCAAGAAGGAAAACATCTTCGACGCCCCGCAGAAGACGACCGATGACGAAGGCGGCTTCAATGCGTCGTCGCCGGTGCTCGCGCAGCATCCGAACATCAAGAAGTGGGTGATCTTCGCGCTCAACGAGGAAAGCGTGCTGGGCGGCGTGCGCGCAACCGAGCAACTGCATATTCCGGCAGCGGATGTGATCGGCGTCGGCATCAACGGCGCGGGCGAAGCGTTCGCCGAATTCCAGAAGAAGGAACCGACGGGCTTCTACGGCACGATCGCCGTGAGCTCGACGATGCACGGCAAGGAAAGCACGGAGAACCTCGTCGAGTGGATCAAGGACGGCAAGCAGCCGCCCGCCGACACGCAGACCACCGGCAAGCTGATGGTGCGCGGCAACTGGCAGGACGTGCGTAAAGAGCTCGGCATCTAA
- a CDS encoding aldehyde dehydrogenase family protein, producing the protein MNRDPVPLVASALRHYINGAWETGATTGVSLNPSDLDEPVGEYVRADVRQTDTAVEAAHAAFREWSLGSARRRADALDAIGSEVLARRAELARLLAREVGKTLPEALTEATHAGQTFKLCAADALRAAAEPGGSARAGVEVDVTREPLGVVGLIAPWSAPLAIAAAKIGAALAHGNCVVFKPAESTPGCAVALASIISRAGLPAGVFNLVMGSGRQVGARIAAHPLTAAISFTGSAETGTRVLQAAAARQARVQLEMGGKNPFVVLADADLDGAVEAALTGAYGSAGQRGTAAARLIVERAVFEPFVDALQAKLAKLSIDHALKHGTDMGPVANATQLQRNLDYVRIGQQEGAHLLHGGRQLERATRGYFFEPALFIGESEHRIAREEIFGPLAVVLRADDYDHALHLANDTAYGLCAGICTRALERARHFRRHVHAGLVTINLPTTAVEYHAPGGGRKASAYGVTDAAFWTAVKTAYVAG; encoded by the coding sequence ATGAACCGCGATCCCGTCCCACTCGTTGCAAGTGCTTTGCGCCACTACATCAATGGCGCATGGGAAACGGGCGCGACCACCGGCGTCTCGCTCAACCCGTCGGATCTCGACGAACCGGTCGGCGAATACGTGCGGGCCGATGTGCGGCAAACCGATACGGCCGTCGAAGCGGCGCATGCGGCCTTCCGCGAGTGGTCGCTGGGTTCGGCGCGGCGCCGCGCGGACGCGCTCGATGCAATCGGCAGCGAGGTGCTCGCGCGCCGCGCCGAACTTGCCCGGTTGCTCGCGCGTGAAGTCGGCAAGACGTTGCCCGAGGCCTTGACCGAGGCGACCCATGCCGGGCAGACCTTCAAGCTCTGCGCTGCCGACGCTTTGCGCGCCGCTGCCGAGCCCGGCGGGAGCGCGCGCGCCGGCGTCGAGGTCGACGTGACGCGCGAACCGCTCGGCGTGGTCGGCCTCATCGCGCCGTGGAGCGCGCCGCTGGCGATTGCCGCGGCGAAGATCGGTGCCGCGCTCGCCCACGGCAACTGCGTCGTTTTCAAGCCGGCCGAGTCGACGCCGGGTTGTGCGGTCGCGCTGGCGTCGATCATCAGCCGCGCCGGTCTGCCCGCGGGCGTGTTCAATCTCGTGATGGGCAGCGGCCGGCAGGTCGGCGCGCGGATTGCCGCGCATCCGCTGACGGCGGCGATCAGCTTCACCGGCTCGGCTGAAACCGGCACGCGCGTGCTGCAAGCCGCCGCCGCTCGCCAGGCGCGCGTGCAACTCGAAATGGGCGGCAAGAATCCGTTCGTGGTGTTGGCCGACGCCGACCTCGACGGCGCTGTCGAGGCCGCGTTGACCGGCGCCTATGGCTCGGCCGGACAACGCGGCACCGCGGCGGCGCGGCTGATCGTCGAGCGCGCGGTGTTCGAGCCGTTCGTGGACGCCTTGCAGGCGAAACTCGCCAAACTCTCGATCGATCACGCCTTGAAGCACGGCACGGACATGGGACCCGTGGCGAACGCCACGCAGTTGCAGCGCAATCTCGACTATGTGCGCATCGGTCAGCAGGAAGGCGCGCACCTGCTGCACGGCGGCCGGCAACTGGAACGTGCCACGCGCGGCTATTTTTTCGAGCCCGCGCTGTTCATCGGCGAATCCGAACACCGTATCGCGCGGGAGGAGATATTCGGCCCGCTCGCCGTCGTGCTGCGCGCGGACGATTACGACCACGCGCTGCATCTCGCGAACGACACCGCATACGGTCTATGCGCCGGCATCTGCACGCGCGCGCTCGAGCGCGCGCGGCATTTCCGCCGTCATGTGCATGCCGGCCTCGTCACGATCAACCTGCCCACCACCGCCGTCGAGTATCACGCGCCCGGCGGCGGCCGCAAGGCCTCGGCCTATGGCGTCACCGACGCAGCCTTCTGGACGGCCGTGAAGACGGCCTACGTGGCGGGCTGA
- a CDS encoding LysR family transcriptional regulator, whose amino-acid sequence MTRSYSNWFVRARLKTRQLLLLAAMEEEGNVRRAADVLGMTQPAASRLLKELEDMLDVSLFDRTPHGMHATLYGEVMIRHARMVLSNLSHAHDEISALRAGLAGQVRIGVIAAAAATMVPRAIASVKERYPQLQVWVEVETSDVMLPRLAEGELDIMIGRVLERQNQFKTEVRYEPLADEPLCVVARPGHHLENETGLTLRAIVNASWVLHPPGSVLRHRFDLMFSQIGLNPPQNVVNTNNFLAISSLLLQGDMLAVLPDEVARQYQQYGVLKRLPIDLPCRMDTFGIITRQSHLLSPAASVVLEALREAAGEVYGAAFEPAVAR is encoded by the coding sequence ATGACGCGTAGCTACTCGAACTGGTTCGTGCGGGCGCGACTTAAGACGCGGCAGTTGCTGCTGCTCGCAGCGATGGAAGAGGAGGGTAACGTGCGTCGGGCCGCCGACGTGCTCGGCATGACCCAGCCCGCCGCATCGCGTCTATTGAAAGAGCTCGAGGACATGCTGGACGTGAGCCTGTTCGACCGCACGCCGCACGGCATGCATGCCACCTTGTACGGCGAAGTGATGATCCGTCACGCGCGCATGGTGCTGTCGAATCTGAGCCACGCGCACGACGAAATCTCGGCGTTGCGCGCCGGTCTGGCGGGGCAGGTGCGGATCGGCGTCATCGCGGCGGCGGCAGCGACCATGGTGCCGCGCGCGATTGCCAGCGTGAAAGAGCGCTATCCGCAATTGCAGGTCTGGGTCGAGGTGGAAACCTCCGACGTGATGCTGCCGCGGCTGGCGGAAGGCGAACTGGACATCATGATCGGCCGCGTGCTGGAGCGGCAAAACCAGTTCAAAACCGAGGTCCGCTACGAACCCCTCGCGGACGAACCGCTTTGCGTCGTGGCACGGCCCGGCCACCATCTCGAAAATGAGACAGGTTTGACGCTGCGTGCAATCGTGAACGCCAGCTGGGTTCTGCATCCGCCGGGCAGCGTGTTGCGCCATCGCTTCGATCTGATGTTTTCGCAGATCGGGTTGAATCCGCCGCAAAACGTGGTCAATACGAACAATTTTCTGGCGATTTCGAGCTTGCTGCTCCAAGGCGACATGTTGGCGGTTTTACCTGACGAAGTGGCGCGTCAGTACCAACAGTACGGCGTGCTGAAGCGGTTGCCGATCGATTTACCGTGCAGGATGGATACATTCGGTATCATCACGCGCCAGTCGCACCTGCTTTCACCTGCGGCCTCGGTCGTGCTCGAAGCCTTGCGGGAAGCCGCTGGCGAGGTCTACGGCGCGGCTTTCGAGCCGGCAGTGGCGCGATAA
- a CDS encoding YaeQ family protein: protein MALKSTIYKAELQIANMDRHYYADHSLTIARHPSETDERMMVRVAAFALFARERLEFCKGLSDVDEPDLWEKDLTGAIETWIEVGQPDERRIAKASGRSNEVIVIAYGGRASDIWWQGVRNKVERMRNVTVWTLGEDVATALGSLAERTMRLQCTVQDGEAWLGSAEADAVKIEWTVLKAPANA from the coding sequence ATGGCTCTCAAATCGACGATTTACAAGGCGGAACTGCAGATCGCCAACATGGACCGGCACTACTACGCCGACCATTCGCTGACGATCGCCCGCCATCCCTCGGAAACCGACGAACGGATGATGGTCCGCGTCGCCGCGTTCGCGCTGTTCGCGCGAGAACGCCTCGAATTCTGCAAAGGTTTGTCGGACGTGGACGAACCGGACCTGTGGGAAAAGGACCTCACCGGTGCGATCGAAACATGGATCGAAGTCGGTCAGCCGGACGAGCGGCGTATCGCCAAGGCAAGCGGCCGCTCGAACGAAGTGATCGTGATCGCCTACGGCGGCCGCGCGTCGGACATCTGGTGGCAGGGCGTGCGCAACAAGGTGGAACGCATGCGCAACGTGACGGTGTGGACGCTCGGCGAAGATGTCGCCACGGCGCTCGGCTCGCTGGCCGAACGGACCATGCGCCTGCAATGCACGGTGCAGGACGGCGAAGCCTGGCTCGGCAGCGCCGAAGCCGATGCGGTGAAGATCGAATGGACGGTGCTGAAAGCGCCCGCCAACGCCTGA
- a CDS encoding VOC family protein, with protein MKIHIREIDHIVIRATNVEAMARFYCNVLGCSVEKEQRDLGLTQLRAGRSLIDLLQVGAKLDHAENGVPGSGRNMDHVCLRIDPFDAEALKTHLAEHGARLGELGLRYGADGYGQSLYLFDPEGNMVELKGPPEAARVTSL; from the coding sequence ATGAAAATCCACATTCGCGAGATCGATCACATCGTCATTCGGGCGACGAATGTCGAGGCCATGGCGCGTTTTTATTGCAACGTGCTCGGCTGCAGCGTGGAGAAGGAGCAGCGCGATCTGGGCCTGACCCAGTTGCGCGCGGGGCGCTCGCTGATCGACCTGTTGCAGGTCGGCGCGAAGCTCGACCATGCCGAAAACGGTGTGCCGGGCAGCGGGCGGAATATGGATCACGTGTGTTTGCGCATCGATCCGTTCGACGCCGAGGCGCTCAAGACGCATCTGGCCGAGCACGGCGCGCGGCTGGGCGAACTGGGACTGCGCTATGGCGCGGACGGTTATGGACAGTCGCTGTATCTGTTCGACCCGGAGGGCAACATGGTCGAACTCAAGGGGCCGCCGGAAGCGGCGCGGGTGACGTCGCTCTAG
- the ada gene encoding bifunctional DNA-binding transcriptional regulator/O6-methylguanine-DNA methyltransferase Ada: protein MNRNPADTTSGAASWTSDDERWEAVTRREPQADGAFFYAVKTTGVFCRPSCASRQPRRENVAFFTDAAAARAAGFRDCKRCQPGGLPRELEIVNRACAALDADPQQRLTLAQLSDAVHVSPFHLQRLFKRVVGVSPRQYQAAQRGAALRDALRSGSDVTRATLDAGFGSPSRMYDSASAELGMAPSAYRRKGAGLTVRYACASTPLGFVLVAATDKGICKIGFGDDAAMLADDLRGELANADLLEDTEHLAPFIAQIDAYLRGTRQDFDLPLDIAATAFRQRVWDALRRIPYGETRSYSQIAETLGTPRAVRAVASACATNPVALAIPCHRVVAKGGALAGYRWGLPRKAALLDNEAQHAGDFSRGQTRLDERALAGADIDDDTTTKNWTTPREHA, encoded by the coding sequence ATGAACCGCAATCCTGCCGACACCACCTCCGGCGCCGCCAGCTGGACTTCCGACGACGAGCGCTGGGAAGCCGTCACACGCCGCGAGCCGCAGGCCGACGGCGCGTTCTTCTACGCCGTCAAAACGACCGGCGTGTTCTGCCGCCCGTCGTGCGCGTCGCGCCAGCCGCGCCGCGAGAACGTCGCGTTCTTCACCGACGCCGCGGCCGCTCGCGCCGCGGGCTTTCGCGATTGCAAGCGCTGCCAGCCCGGCGGTCTGCCGCGCGAGCTGGAAATCGTGAACCGCGCGTGCGCCGCACTGGACGCCGACCCGCAACAACGTCTCACGCTCGCGCAGTTGAGCGACGCCGTGCATGTCAGCCCGTTTCACCTTCAGCGCCTGTTCAAACGCGTAGTCGGCGTGTCGCCGCGTCAATATCAGGCCGCGCAACGGGGCGCCGCGTTGCGCGACGCGCTCCGGAGCGGCTCTGACGTCACCCGCGCCACGCTCGACGCGGGCTTCGGCTCGCCCTCGCGGATGTACGACAGCGCGTCGGCGGAGCTCGGCATGGCGCCGTCCGCTTATCGCCGCAAGGGCGCGGGACTCACCGTGCGCTATGCCTGCGCGTCGACCCCGCTCGGTTTCGTGCTGGTCGCGGCCACGGACAAGGGCATCTGCAAGATCGGTTTCGGCGACGACGCCGCCATGCTCGCCGACGACCTGCGCGGCGAACTGGCAAACGCCGATCTGTTGGAAGATACCGAACACCTTGCGCCGTTCATCGCGCAGATCGACGCGTATTTGCGAGGCACGCGCCAGGACTTCGACCTACCGCTCGATATCGCCGCGACGGCGTTCCGCCAGCGTGTCTGGGACGCGCTGCGGCGCATTCCCTACGGCGAGACGCGCAGCTATTCGCAGATCGCCGAAACGCTCGGCACCCCGCGTGCGGTGCGCGCAGTGGCCAGCGCGTGCGCGACAAACCCGGTGGCGCTGGCGATTCCTTGCCATCGCGTGGTGGCCAAGGGCGGCGCATTGGCGGGATATCGCTGGGGTTTGCCGCGCAAGGCCGCGCTGCTCGACAACGAGGCGCAACATGCCGGCGATTTTTCGCGCGGACAGACAAGGCTCGACGAGCGCGCCCTTGCGGGCGCCGACATCGACGACGACACCACCACCAAAAATTGGACCACGCCGCGTGAGCACGCTTGA
- a CDS encoding DNA-3-methyladenine glycosylase family protein produces the protein MSTLDEVATFELPFKSPFDWPRLLRFFGGRATPGVEAVEDGAYRRAIDWAGHGGTLSVRLHPRKRCLVASIEGPVSRHADALAAPIAKMFDLHADPKKIGAELAADPWLAPLVEAVPGLRVPGAWSGFELVVRAIVGQQVSVKAATTIIGRLVQRAGERIEGHPHENTAWRFPTPAALAAVDLAQIGMPGKRVAALQGFAHAVATGDVPLDSSTADADSLRAALLALPGIGPWTVEYVAMRAWRDPDAWPAWDLVLMQSICARDPSLVRPTQQRTRTDTWRPWRAYAAMHLWNEVADRAGAARGG, from the coding sequence GTGAGCACGCTTGACGAAGTCGCTACTTTCGAATTGCCGTTTAAATCACCCTTCGACTGGCCGCGCCTGCTGCGCTTCTTCGGCGGACGCGCGACGCCCGGCGTCGAAGCAGTGGAAGACGGCGCGTACCGTCGCGCGATCGATTGGGCCGGCCACGGCGGCACGCTCAGCGTGCGCCTGCATCCGCGCAAGCGCTGCCTTGTCGCCAGCATCGAAGGGCCGGTGAGCCGTCACGCCGACGCGCTCGCCGCGCCGATTGCGAAGATGTTCGATCTGCATGCGGATCCCAAAAAGATCGGCGCCGAACTCGCCGCCGACCCGTGGCTCGCGCCGCTCGTCGAAGCCGTGCCCGGCCTGCGTGTGCCGGGCGCGTGGTCGGGCTTCGAACTGGTGGTGCGCGCGATCGTCGGGCAACAGGTCAGCGTGAAGGCGGCGACCACGATCATCGGCAGGCTGGTGCAGCGCGCCGGCGAGCGCATCGAGGGGCATCCGCACGAGAACACCGCCTGGCGCTTTCCGACGCCCGCCGCGCTGGCCGCCGTGGATCTCGCGCAGATCGGCATGCCGGGCAAACGTGTAGCGGCGTTGCAAGGCTTCGCGCATGCGGTTGCCACCGGCGACGTGCCGCTCGACAGCAGCACGGCGGACGCCGACAGCCTGCGCGCCGCGCTGCTCGCGCTGCCCGGCATCGGCCCGTGGACCGTCGAGTACGTGGCGATGCGCGCATGGCGCGACCCCGACGCGTGGCCCGCATGGGACCTCGTGCTGATGCAGTCGATCTGCGCGCGCGATCCGTCGCTCGTGCGGCCCACGCAGCAACGCACCCGCACCGACACGTGGCGGCCGTGGCGCGCGTACGCGGCAATGCATCTGTGGAACGAAGTGGCGGACCGCGCCGGCGCCGCGCGTGGCGGCTAA
- the gshA gene encoding glutamate--cysteine ligase translates to MPNTTPSRTTDALSHRLSVLTSGPQRAALIRGLRGIEKESLRVTHEGKLAMTPHSPALGSALTHPSLTTDYSEALLELITPAEQDVAITLDKLDTLHRFVYAELGDEILWNNSMPGLLPDTDEGIPIARYGSSNIGKLKYVYRIGLALRYGRTMQCIAGIHYNYSLNEEVWRLLHADQQSTANAVDFQSDRYLALIRNFRRTNWLLMYLFGASPALDRRFLRNREHTLDTFDADTLYRPYATSLRMSDLGYSNTTAQAALHADYDTLPGYLDALAKAVSQPYPAYEAIGTQRDGEWVQINTNVLQIENEFYSTIRPKRITYPGERPLHALAARGVQYVEVRCMDIDPFEPTGISLETSRFLDAYLLVCALDDSALLPPDAYAEANLNFGRVTMEGRKPCLELTRDGRPVAMADWANELLVKIDAAAATLDALHGGDAHARAVAVQRAKLADVSLTPSARVLQTMREQQQSFLAFGLAQSEAHAAYFRARPLDAEQTRAFTDLAAQSLAEQAKLEREEVGSFDAFVAAYRAYTLNRFSV, encoded by the coding sequence ATGCCAAACACGACACCTTCCCGCACGACCGACGCGCTCTCGCACCGCCTGTCCGTGCTGACCTCAGGCCCGCAGCGCGCCGCGCTGATACGCGGCCTGCGCGGCATCGAAAAGGAAAGCCTGCGCGTGACGCACGAGGGCAAGCTCGCCATGACGCCGCATTCGCCGGCGCTCGGTTCGGCGCTCACGCATCCGTCGCTCACCACGGACTATTCCGAAGCGCTGCTCGAACTGATCACGCCGGCTGAGCAAGACGTCGCAATCACGCTCGACAAACTCGACACGCTGCATCGTTTTGTCTACGCGGAACTCGGCGACGAGATCCTGTGGAACAACTCCATGCCGGGCCTGCTGCCCGACACCGACGAAGGCATTCCGATCGCGCGATACGGCAGTTCGAATATCGGCAAACTGAAGTACGTGTACCGGATCGGTCTCGCGCTCCGTTACGGCCGCACGATGCAGTGCATTGCCGGCATCCACTACAACTATTCGCTGAACGAAGAAGTGTGGCGCCTGCTGCATGCCGATCAGCAATCCACCGCGAACGCCGTCGACTTCCAGTCCGACCGCTATCTCGCGCTGATCCGCAACTTCCGCCGCACCAACTGGCTGCTGATGTATCTGTTCGGCGCGTCGCCGGCGCTGGATCGCCGTTTCCTGCGCAACCGCGAACACACGCTCGACACGTTCGACGCCGACACGCTCTACCGTCCGTACGCGACCAGCCTGCGCATGAGCGACCTCGGCTATTCGAACACCACGGCGCAAGCTGCACTGCACGCCGATTACGACACGCTGCCAGGCTACCTCGACGCGCTCGCGAAAGCCGTGAGCCAGCCGTATCCGGCGTACGAGGCGATCGGTACACAGCGCGACGGCGAGTGGGTGCAGATCAACACGAACGTACTGCAGATCGAAAACGAGTTTTACTCGACGATCCGTCCGAAGCGCATCACGTATCCGGGCGAGCGTCCGCTGCACGCGCTGGCCGCGCGCGGCGTGCAATACGTGGAAGTCCGTTGCATGGACATCGATCCGTTCGAGCCGACCGGCATTTCGCTCGAGACGTCACGCTTTCTCGACGCCTACCTGCTGGTCTGCGCGCTCGACGACAGCGCGCTGTTGCCGCCCGATGCCTATGCCGAAGCCAACCTGAACTTCGGCCGCGTGACGATGGAAGGGCGCAAGCCCTGCCTCGAACTGACACGCGACGGCCGCCCCGTGGCGATGGCGGATTGGGCAAACGAACTGCTCGTCAAGATCGACGCGGCCGCGGCCACGCTCGACGCATTGCATGGCGGCGACGCACACGCGCGCGCCGTCGCGGTTCAACGCGCGAAGCTGGCGGATGTATCGCTGACGCCGTCGGCGCGCGTCCTGCAGACCATGCGCGAGCAGCAGCAGAGCTTCCTCGCCTTCGGCCTCGCGCAAAGCGAAGCGCACGCCGCGTATTTCCGCGCGCGTCCGCTGGATGCGGAGCAGACCAGGGCATTCACCGATCTCGCCGCGCAGTCGCTCGCAGAACAGGCCAAACTCGAACGGGAAGAAGTCGGTTCGTTCGACGCGTTTGTCGCGGCTTATCGGGCGTACACGTTGAACCGGTTCAGCGTCTGA